In a genomic window of Ranitomeya imitator isolate aRanImi1 chromosome 5, aRanImi1.pri, whole genome shotgun sequence:
- the LOC138638096 gene encoding uncharacterized protein — MVTIRFLATGESFSSLHFQYRLGISTISGIIRDTCRALWECLQVEYIPEPSQERWLEIAQNFHQICQFPNCVGAVDGKHIRIVKPSGSGSQFYNYKKYFSIVLMAIADAQCKFIAVDIGAYGRANDSQIFKNSPMGRRLYGETFDFPPPRPLPGTTSPPLPFVCVGDDAFQLSPHLLKPFGSSGLTQRKKIYNYRLTRARRVVECAFGILTAKWRVLLTAIKLQTETVDDVVKACVVLHNFVLSKEQVSLEDNVSESTLRDYQNPTFRSPVAVSRMRDSFADYFMSPAGSVDWQYEMV, encoded by the exons atggtgactattcg attccttgcaactggagagtcgttctcatccctccattttcagtatcgacttgggatatccaccatctcggggatcatcagagatacctgccgggcattgtgggagtgcctacaagtggaatacatcccagagccatcacaggagaggtggctggagatcgcccaaaattttcatcaaatttgccagtttccaaattgtgttggagcagttgatggaaagcacatacggatcgtcaaaccttcaggctctggatcacagttttataactataagaagtacttctctattgtgttgatggccatagccgatgcacaatgcaagttcatcgctgttgatatcggtgcgtatggacgcgcaaatgattcacaaatctttaaaaattcaccaatggggcgccgtttatatggagagacatttgattttccgccccctagacctctccctggaaccactagtccaccattaccatttgtttgtgttggagatgatgccttccagctttccccacacttgctgaaaccctttggaagtagtggactgacccagaggaaaaaaatttacaattaccgcttaaccagagcacgaagagtagtggaatgtgcttttggcatcttaactgccaaatggagagtcctgctaactgcaattaaactgcagactgaaactgtcgatgatgtagtcaaagcgtgcgttgtcctgcacaattttgttttatcaaaagaacaagtttccctggaggataatgtttctgaaagcaccttacgggattaccaaaaccccacttttcgcagtccagtagcagtctccagaatgcgggacagttttgcagactacttcatgtctcctgcaggatcagttgactggcagtatgaaatggtgtaa